TTTGGTGATTGGAGGAAAATGGAAGTGTAGACAGTTGGGCacaaaaatttttaataaacaaaaaattattcaataactACCTAAACTTACATAAAGCGACGTGAACCTGTTTCAGTTCttgttttccttcacttcaCAAATTCAAAAAATGTTGGTGAGACATTTCTCGGTGAAATCGCGGTTGAATTGTGCTCTTCCCTCAATCGTATTTCCACACTGCTTCTCAAGCTCCAATGAAAACGATGACGTACAGAAAGTGTTCGGCATACTCAGTAGCACTTCCACGTCGGAACAGCTGAAACAATCCTTGAAATCAAGCGGTGTTTTCCTCTCCAATGAATTGATCGATCAAGTTCTCAAGAGGGTACGCTTCAGCCATGGGAACCCCTCCCAAACGCTTGAGTTTTTCCGTTACACCGGAAGAAGGAAAGGGTTTTACCATACTGCGTTTTCCCTCGACACCATGCTATACATTCTTGGAAGAAGCCGCATGTTTGGTCACGTTTGGGACCTCTTAATCGAATGCCGTCGAAAAGACCAAACGGCCATAACGGCTCGCACTATTATGGTCGTGTTGGGCAGAATTGCCAAAGTGTGTTCAGTTCGACAAACGGTGGACTCGTTTAGAAAGTTCAGGAAGCTGGTGACTGAGTTTGATACTAATTGTTTCAATGCTCTGTTGAGAACGTTGTGTCAGGAGAAGAGCATGACGGATGCTAGAAANGTTTACCATAGTTTNAAGCATCGGTTTCGNCCAAATTTACAGACTTTTAACATTCTTCTTTCCGGGTGGAAGACCCCTGAGGATGCTGAGGGGTTCTTGAAGGAGATGAAGGAAATGGGGGTGGCACCTGATGTTGTTACATACAATAGTTTGGTGGATGTTTACTGCAAGGGGAGGGAAATTGAGAAGGCGTATAAGGTGCTTGAGGAAATGCGTGAACGGGATTTGTCGCCGGATGTGATCACGTATACATGTATCATTGGTGGGTTGGGGTTGATTGGGCAGCCTGATAAAGCCAAAGATGTTTTGAAGGAGATGAAGGAGTATGGGTGTTACCCTGATGCCGCAGCCTACAATGCTGCCATCAGGAATTTCTGCATTGCAAAGAGGCTTGGTGATGCTAATGGTTTGGTGGAGGAGATGGTGAGCAAGGGTTTGAGTCCGAATGCAACTACTTACAATTTGTTCTTTAGGGTATTTTACTGGTCCAATGATTTGCATAACTCTTGGATCATGTACAATAGGATGATGGTTGAGGGGTGCCTTCCGAATACGCAGTCTTGTATGTTCTTGATAAGGTTGTTTAGAAAGTATGAGAAGGTGGATATAGCGCTGCAATTATGGGGGAACATGATGGAAAAGGGTTTTGGGTCGTATACCTTGGTTTCTGACATTCTGTTTGACTTGCTTTGTGATATGGGGAAGTTGGAAGAAGCAGAGAAGTGCTTTTTGGAGATGATTGAAAAGGGGCAGAAACCGAGTAATGTGTCGTTTAGAAGAATTAAGGTTCTTATGGAACTAGCAAAGAGACATGAGGCCCTTGAGAGCTTGACGCAGAAAATGTCCATATTTGGGCGACCACTCCAATTGCATCAAAGTTCGATGAGCAAAACTGACACAGCGGATTCTCTCTTTACTAATAGTTAGAACTGATTGTGGCAAAATGAATGGAAGATCAAGCGTCTTAAATCTGTTACAGAAGTGGTTGGAACATTCAATAATGCcttttaatattagtttgagACATTTGCGATAAGAGAGTTGAACGGTTATTTAGGTGGAGTCAGAAGTTTTTCTGTTAACTGCAAATTGGGGTTGACATAAGTGTGTTGGGACTGTTGTGACATGAGTTGTGATCAGTCCATTTGtggttttctatttttgaaacaaaactGGAACATTTTGAATGTTGTGGTTGCATTGCAGTTGTTTGGGGCTTTTTGTATCGATAGGAATCACTTCATAATTGTTAGTTGATGTGGCTGTGGACAATGCTGCAACTTCAATATGTGTTTATTCTAGGTGAAACTGCAGTTTATATCTTGATgccagaaaataaataaaatgtagaaTCAAGATCTAATAGAGGTTTTATTTTTCCTGCAAATTTACGAGGTATCAAGGATCGAACAAAATTGCATCTGCAATTTAAGATATTGTTTAGAATAAATAGTATATCCACGAGCAATATAAAGGGTTTTTATGCTGCTACCCAATGACAAACCATCGTTAGTGATAAATTTGTTagtgtttttaataatatcCATAAAAGCCATACTTAGGATGAGGTTTGATATGACAAtgaatattaaacttttaacttAATATTGCATGCCTGTTAAACTCATAATGTTAGTTCATTTTGCAAGTTTTACCTCGTTTGTTCTT
This genomic interval from Vigna radiata var. radiata cultivar VC1973A chromosome 8, Vradiata_ver6, whole genome shotgun sequence contains the following:
- the LOC106771140 gene encoding putative pentatricopeptide repeat-containing protein At1g02420, with product MLVRHFSVKSRLNCALPSIVFPHCFSSSNENDDVQKVFGILSSTSTSEQLKQSLKSSGVFLSNELIDQVLKRVRFSHGNPSQTLEFFRYTGRRKGFYHTAFSLDTMLYILGRSRMFGHVWDLLIECRRKDQTAITARTIMVVLGRIAKVCSVRQTVDSFRKFRKLVTEFDTNCFNALLRTLCQEKSMTDARXVYHSXKHRFRPNLQTFNILLSGWKTPEDAEGFLKEMKEMGVAPDVVTYNSLVDVYCKGREIEKAYKVLEEMRERDLSPDVITYTCIIGGLGLIGQPDKAKDVLKEMKEYGCYPDAAAYNAAIRNFCIAKRLGDANGLVEEMVSKGLSPNATTYNLFFRVFYWSNDLHNSWIMYNRMMVEGCLPNTQSCMFLIRLFRKYEKVDIALQLWGNMMEKGFGSYTLVSDILFDLLCDMGKLEEAEKCFLEMIEKGQKPSNVSFRRIKVLMELAKRHEALESLTQKMSIFGRPLQLHQSSMSKTDTADSLFTNS